One segment of Cinclus cinclus chromosome 30, bCinCin1.1, whole genome shotgun sequence DNA contains the following:
- the DDIT3 gene encoding DNA damage-inducible transcript 3 protein, which produces MAAEGLWGPGGPPGWELEGWYQDLQEVLAAEPPGTTPTWGTEQVDPGPGGCGLDLALAEELLELLGPEGAAPAEPPGAPGGSDPAQPGPADEEEEEEARGTRRKRRGGPGAPRERDGEQRVRELTVQNERLRAEIQRLTAEVQRTRAALIDRIVNLRQV; this is translated from the exons ATGGCGGCCGAAGGGCTGTGGGGGCCGGGTGGCCcccctggctgggagctggaggggtGGTACCAGGACCTGCAGGAGGTGCTGGCGGCGGAGCCCCCCGGAACCACCCCCACCTGGGGGACTGAGCAG GTGGATCCAGGCCCGGGGGGCTGCGGGCTGGATCTGGCTCTGGCCGAGGAGTTGCTGGAGCTGCTCGGGCCGGAGGGAGCGGCTCCAGCAGAACCCCCGGGCGCCCCTGGCGGGAGCGACCCTGCCCAGCCGGGCCCCGCcgatgaggaggaagaggaggaggcgcgggggaCACGGAGGAAGCGGCGCGGCGGCCCCGGGGCTCCGCGGGAACGGGACGGGGAGCAGCGGGTACGGGAGCTGACAGTGCAAAACGAGCGACTGCGCGCCGAAATCCAGCGGCTCACCGCCGAGGTGCAGCGCACCCGGGCGGCGCTCATCGACCGCATCGTCAACCTGCGCCAGGTGTAG
- the MARS1 gene encoding methionine--tRNA ligase, cytoplasmic translates to MRLRVPPGAPAALKVLAAAGAAPAPVRPHLDGPSERPRALPSPAGPELELDNGTVLFSANAICQYFYLFRGEEPTDLSTQWLEWEATELQPAVAAALYLRLVQGRPGPEALGVLQHLLAHLEQHLARSGTSHLAGEAASVADVVVWGSLFPVLQDETSLPSELQVLRSWFRAMSQWEPCRDAAALLPEALRELRNHLAQRPPPLQAPRHEPQESLERMLTDDDIAAAVDIWAQGPAALPPPRQPRTPVLPVEGERNVLITSALPYVNNVPHLGNIIGCVLSADTFARYCRLRNWNTLFVCGTDEYGTATETRALEEGLSPQELCDRYHALHADIYAWFRISFDHFGRTTTPQQTRIAQDIFQRLLAQGFLLQDTLEQLRCESCGRYLADRFVEGTCPFCGYAEARGDQCDKCGKLINAVELKNPQCKVCRGTPVVTPTQHLFLDLPKLEGRLEAWLERSWATGDWTANARHITRTWLRDGLKPRCITRDLTWGTPVPLDGFRDKVFYVWFDAPIGYLSITANYTDQWERWWKNPQQVELYNFMAKDNVPFHSVVFPCSLLGADDNYTLVNHLIATEYLNYEDGKFSKSRGVGVFGDMAKDTGIPADVWRFYLLYLRPEGQDSAFSWADLLLKNNSELLNNLGNFINRAGMFVCKFFAGTVPEMVLTAEDQRLLARVTLEMRQYHQLMEKVRIRDALRCVLGISRHGNQYIQVNEPWKRIKGDERDRQRAGTVTGVAVNVAAALAALLQPFVPGVSTAIQDQLQIPPERCGLGPGLTCTLPPGHRVGTVSPLFQKLEPEQVEALRQRFGGGQAKQPPPASAPNTSAAPGDPKLIQELTEQVAKQGNLVRQLKTAQVEKAQVDAQVAKLLELKQQLALAEGRSPEVPKGKRKKPQ, encoded by the exons ATGCGGCTCCGGGTCCCGCCGGGCGCTCCTGCCGCCCTCAAGGTGCTCGCGGCAGCCGGCGCCGCCCCCGCGCCCGTCAGGCCACACCTGGACGGCCCCTCAG aACGGCCGCGCGCGCTCCCGAGCCCCGCCGGGCCGGAGCTGGAGCTGGATAACGGCACTGTCCTGTTCTCCGCCAACGCCATCTGCCA gtatTTTTACCTCTTCCGTGGGGAGGAACCCACCGACCTCAGCACCCAGTGGCTGGAATGGGAGGCCACGGAGCTGCAG ccgGCGGTGGCCGCTGCCCTGTACCTGCGGCTGGTGCAGGGCCGGCCGGGGCCCGAAGCCCTCGGTGTCCTGCAGCACCTCTTGGCTCAcctggagcagcacctggcCCGGAGCGGCACCTCCCACCTGGCCGGG GAAGCCGCCTCGGTCGCTGACGTGGTGGTGTGGGGCAGCctgttcccagtgctccaggACGAGACCAGTCTGCCCA gtgagctgcaggtgctgcgCTCCTGGTTCCGGGCGATGTCCCAGTGGGAGCCGTGCCGGGACGCGGCCGCGCTGCTGCCGGAGGCTCTGCGGGAGCTCCGGAACCACCTGGCCCagcgccccccgcccctccaGGCCCCCCGCCACGAGCCCCAG GAGAGTCTGGAACGGATGCTGACAGACGACGACATCGCAGCCGCCGTGGACATCTGGGCCCAAGGCCCCGCGGCGCTGCCTCCGCCCCGGCAGCCACGGACACCTGT GTTACCTGTGGAGGGCGAGAGGAATGTCTTGATCACCAGCGCGCTGCCCTACGTCAACAACGTCCCTCACCTGGGCAACATCATCGGCTGCGTCCTCAGTGCCGACACCTTTGCCag GTACTGCCGCCTGCGGAACTGGAACACGCTGTTCGTGTGCGGCACGGACGAGTACGGCACGGCCACGGAGACGCGGGCGCTGGAGGAGGGGCTGAGCCCGCAGGAGCTCTGTGATCGTTACCACGCCCTGCACGCCGACATCTACGCCTGGTTCCGCATCTCCTTCGACCACTTTGGCCGCACCACCACGCCCCAGCAGACCAG gatCGCCCAGGACATCTTCCAGCGGCTGCTAGCACAGGGATTCCTGCTGCAGGACACgctggagcagctcaggtgTGAGAGCTGTGGGCGGTACCTGGCCGATCGCTTCGTGGAGGGCACCTGCCCCTTCTGTGGCTACGCCGAGGCCCGCGGGGACCAGTGTGACAAGTGTGGGAAGCTCATCAACGCCGTGGAGCTCAAG AACCCCCAGTGCAAGGTCTGCCGTGGTACCCCAGTGGTGACACCCACCCAGCACCTATTCCTGGACCTGCCCAAG ctggaggggcGGCTGGAGGCCTGGCTGGAGCGCAGCTGGGCCACAGGTGACTGGACGGCCAACGCCCGGCACATCACGCGCACCTGGCTGCGGGACGGGCTCAAGCCCCGTTGCATCACCCGTGACCTCACCTGGGGCACCCCGGTGCCCCTCGACGGCTTCCGTGACAAA GTGTTCTATGTGTGGTTCGACGCTCCCATCGGGTACCTGTCCATTACGGCCAACTACACCGACCAGTGGGAGCGCTGGTGGAAGAACCCCCAGCAG GTGGAGCTCTACAACTTCATGGCCAAGGACAACGTCCCCTTCCACAGCGTCGTGTTCCCCTGCTCGCTGCTGGGTGCCGACGACAACTACACCCTGGTGAATCACCTGATCGCCACAG AGTACCTGAACTATGAGGATGGGAAGTTCTCCAAGAGCCGGGGTGTGGGTGTGTTTGGGGACATGGCCAAGGACACCGGGATCCCTGCTGATGTTTGGCGCTTCTACCTGCTGTACCTGAGGCCCGAGGGCCAGGACAGCGCCTTCTCCTGGGCCGACCTCCTGCTCAAGAACAACTCGGAGCTGCTCAACAACTTGGGCAATTTCATCAACAG ggcaggcaTGTTTGTCTGCAAGTTCTTTGCGGGTACCGTGCCTGAAATGGTGCTCACAGCTGAGGACCAGCGGCTGCTGGCCCGGGTCACCTTGGAGATGCGCCAGTACCACCAGCTGATGGAGAAAGTCCG CATCCGTGACGCGCTCAGGTGTGTGCTCGGCATCTCCCGCCACGGCAACCAGTACATCCAGGTGAACGAGCCCTGGAAGCGCATCAAGGGTGACGAGAGGGACAG GCAGCGCGCAGGGACGGTGACCGGTGTGGCAGTGAACGTGGCGGCCGCTCTGGCCGCGCTGCTCCAGCCCTTCGTGCCCGGGGTCAGCACCGCCATCCAGGACCAGCTCCAGATCCCCCCGGAGCGCTGCGGCCTCGGGCCTGGCCTCACCTGCACCCTGCCCCCCGGGCACCGCGTGGGCACG GTGAGCCCCCTGTTCCAGAAGCTGGAGCCCGAGCAGGTGGAAGCCCTGCGCCAGCGCTTTGGGGGAGGGCAG GCCAAACAGCCCcccccagcctcagcccccAACACTTCTGCAGCTCCCGGTGACCCCAAACTGATCCAGGAGCTGACAGAGCAGGTGGCCAAGCAG GGCAACCTGGTGAGGCAGCTGAAGACTGCCCAGGTAGAGAAGGCCCAGGTGGATGCCCAGGTGGCCAAACTGCTggagctgaagcagcagctggcactggcTGAAGGCCGGAGCCCCGAGGTGCCCAAGGGCAAGCGGAAGAAGCCCCAGTGA
- the CSRNP2 gene encoding cysteine/serine-rich nuclear protein 2 has protein sequence MAAVPSAGIKRKPEDAGSGSGSAPSSGATSDDEIATSDSGDSCDSGSSGSAGPPSILRRSRARRGGKRVRFAQVTVYYFARRQGFTCVPSAGGSSLGMAPRHHRARRYSLSQFAHLRQVSHRQHLRQHLRREKLRARRRELTQNGTVPSAEAAGLTLADVSDDDLDMGQVEVGDYFYLQPLPTKRRRALLRASGVRRIDAEERQELRALRLSREQCGCLCRLTCEPRTCACSQAGIQCQVDRTSFPCGCSRDGCGNVAGRIEFNPLRVRTHFLHTLMKLELENRREEEEEEGAAALPGPTWPPPQPPETQDFQEYLAENERAVLHLQTAEELERLKAEEDSGSGSGGEGGGVCVLGEHLDDTWQVKPPQCPGLTSTILIPAQFPLESSVLCYPPGQPAQVSSQPYLADAPGLYCQIEPRAGAKGDSGHVEHPAPASSPPGKELGVPPVPAAVSKGGAPENLPEHLEHPHLPI, from the exons ATGGCCGCGGTCCCGAGCGCTGGGATCAAGCGCAAGCCGGAGGAtgcgggatcgggatcgggatcggccCCATCCAGCGGCGCCACCTCGGACGACGAGATCGCCACGAGCGACAGCGGCGACAGCTGCGACAGCGGCAGCTCCGGCAGCGCCGGGC CCCCGTCCATCCTGCGGCGCTCCCGGGCGCGCCGGGGCGGGAAGCGCGTGCGCTTCGCCCAGGTCACCGTCTACTACTTTGCCCGGCGCCAGGGCTTCACCTGCGTGCCCAGCGctggtggcagctccctggGCATGGCCCCGAGGCACCACCGTGCCCGCAGGTACAGCCTCAGCCAGTTCGCTCACCTGCGCCAGGTGAGCCACCGGCAGCACCTGCGGCAGCACCTCCGCAGGGAGAAACTGCGCGCCAGGAGGAGGGAG CTGACCCAGAATGGGACGGTGCCGTCGGCCGAGGCTGCGGGGCTCACCTTGGCCGACGTGTCCGACGACGACCTGGACATGGGGCAGGTGGAGGTGGGCGATTATTTCTACCTGCAGCCGCTGCCGACCAAGCGGCGCCGGGCGCTGCTGCGCGCCTCGGGCGTGCGCAGGATCGACGCCGAGGAGCGGCAGGAGCTGCGGGCCCTGCGCCTGTCCCGAGAGCAGTGCGGCTGCCTCTGCCGCCTCACCTGCGAGCCACGCacctgtgcctgcagccaggCCGGCATCCAGTGCCAG GTGGATCGCACGTCGTTCCCGTGTGGCTGCTCCCGGGATGGCTGCGGGAACGTGGCCGGGAGGATCGAGTTCAACCCCCTGCGAGTCCGCACCCACTTCCTGCACACCTTGAtgaagctggagctggagaaccggcgggaggaggaggaagaggagggagcagctgctctccctggccCCACCTGGCCGCCCCCACAGCCCCCTGAGACTCAGGACTTCCAGGAATACCTGGCGGAGAACGAGCGGGCGGTGCTGCACCTGCAGACGGCCGAGGAGCTGGAGAGGCTGAAGGCTGAGGAAGACTCTGGAAGTGGCTCTGGGGGAGAGGGGGGTGGGGTCTGTGTCCTGGGGGAGCACCTGGATGATACCTGGCAGGTGAAACCgccccagtgccctgggctCACCTCCACCATCCTCATCCCAGCCCAGTTCCCCCTGGAATCTTCTGTCCTGTGCTACCCCCCGGGGCAGCCAGCCCAGGTGAGTTCCCAGCCTTACCTGGCCGATGCACCTGGGCTCTACTGCCAGATAGAGCCAAGGGCAGGTGCCAAGGGTGACAGTGGCCATGTGGAGcatccagctccagcctccAGCCCCCcggggaaggagctgggggttccacctgtccctgctgctgtgagcaAGGGAGGAGCACCTGAAAATCTGCCAGAGCACCTGGAGCACCCCCACCTGCCCATATGA
- the B4GALNT1 gene encoding beta-1,4 N-acetylgalactosaminyltransferase 1 isoform X3, which translates to MRGAQRALCLLLVASASLAALYLHLWAPKGPPTVDLRRPRPERLPPPLPPPARAYPHVPFRLKEEVMEVQTPADRLLIVPANSPLEYPAQGVEVRPLQTVLVPGLSLQAPARNRYQVNLTASLGTLAVAAEVEGVALRGEGQAHLSLAAAHLDHLNRQLQFVTYTNTQFHPDTADIVQFSTDGHSAAFAIRIRHPPMPRLYGPGTASDGDGDRYNISALVTVATKTFLRYDKLRGLIASIRRFYPSVTIVVADDSQRPEPLSGPHLEHYLMPFGKGWFAGRNLAVSQVTTKYVLWVDDDFIFTPRTRLEKLVDVLERTSLDLVGGAVREITGYTTTYRQRLSVRGGGAGGDCLRTRPGFHHRLAGFPACVVTDGVVNFFLARTDKVRQVGFDPRLRRVAHLEFFIDGLGVLHVGSCEDVVVDHASKLALPWRRSEGERQYNRYRYPAARDDSLRLKQRLFFFKNRFKCMAGD; encoded by the exons ATGCGGGGGGCGCAGCGGGcgctgtgcctgctgctggtgGCCTCGGCCTCGCTGGCAGCGCTGTACCTGCACCTGTGGGCACCCAAGGGCCCCCCCACTGTGGACCTGCGTCGCCCCCGCCCCGAGCGGCTGCCACCCCCTCTGCCCCCCCCTGCCCGCGCCTACCCCCACGTGCCTTTCCGCCTCAAGGAGGAAGTCATGGA GGTGCAGACCCCCGCCGACCGCCTGCTCATCGTCCCGGCCAACTCCCCTCTGGAGTACCCGGCGCAGGGGGTGGAGGTGCGGCCGCTGCAGACGGTGCTGGTGCCCG GGCTCAGCCTGCAGGCGCCGGCCAGGAACAGGTACCAG GTGAACCTGACGGCTTCGCTGGGAACGCTGGCGGTGGCGGCCGAGGTGGAGGGCGTGGCGCTGCGAGGGGAGGGGCAGGCGCACCTGTCCCTGGCCGCCGCCCACCTGGACCACCTGAACCGGCAGCTGCAGTTCGTCACCTACACCAACACCCAGTTCCACCCCGATACCGCCGACATTG tgcagttctCCACCGACGGCCACTCTGCCGCCTTCGCCATCCGCATCCGGCACCCGCCCATGCCCCGTCTGTACGGCCCGGGAACCGCCAGCGACGGCGAcggggaca GGTACAACATCTCGGCGCTGGTGACAGTGGCCACCAAGACGTTCCTGCGCTATGACAAACTGCGGGGGCTCATCGCCAGCATCCGCCGCTTCTACCCCTCTGTCACCATCGTGGTGGCCGACGACAGCCAGCGCCCCGAGCCCCTGTCTGGGCCCCACCTGGAGCACTACCTCATGCCCTTTGGCAAG GGCTGGTTCGCCGGCAGGAACCTGGCAGTGTCGCAGGTGACAACCAAGTACGTGCTGTGGGTGGATGATGACTTCATCTTCACGCCCCGCACGCGGCTGGAGAAGCTGGTGGATGTGCTGGAGAGAACCAGCCTGGACCTG GTGGGCGGCGCGGTGCGGGAGATCACCGGCTACACCACCACGTACCGGCAGCGGCTGAGCGTGCGggggggcggcgcggggggcgACTGCCTGCGGACCCGGCCCGGCTTCCACCACCGCCTCGCCGGCTTCCCCGCCTGCGTCGTCACGGACGGAGTCGTCAACTTCTTCCTGGCCCGCACCGACAAGGTGCGGCAGGTGGGCTTCGACCCTCGCCTGCGCCGCGTGGCTCATCTcg aGTTCTTCATtgatgggctgggggtgctgcaCGTGGGCTCATGCGAGGACGTGGTCGTGGATCACGCGTCCAAGCTGGCGCTGCCGTGGCGGCGCTCGGAGGGGGAGCGCCAGTACAACCGGTACCGGTACCCGGCGGCACGGGACGACAGCCTGCGCCTCAAGCAGCGCCTCTTCTTCTTCAAGAACCGCTTCAAGTGCATGGCTGGCGACTAG
- the B4GALNT1 gene encoding beta-1,4 N-acetylgalactosaminyltransferase 1 isoform X2 translates to MRGAQRALCLLLVASASLAALYLHLWAPKGPPTVDLRRPRPERLPPPLPPPARAYPHVPFRLKEEVMELLPRNGCSCEAEAEAGLALPLRRRLFGPGPGGLDFASAFAPGERPRQLRLREREYRNYRNRVQTPADRLLIVPANSPLEYPAQGVEVRPLQTVLVPGLSLQAPARNRYQVNLTASLGTLAVAAEVEGVALRGEGQAHLSLAAAHLDHLNRQLQFVTYTNTQFHPDTADIVQFSTDGHSAAFAIRIRHPPMPRLYGPGTASDGYNISALVTVATKTFLRYDKLRGLIASIRRFYPSVTIVVADDSQRPEPLSGPHLEHYLMPFGKGWFAGRNLAVSQVTTKYVLWVDDDFIFTPRTRLEKLVDVLERTSLDLVGGAVREITGYTTTYRQRLSVRGGGAGGDCLRTRPGFHHRLAGFPACVVTDGVVNFFLARTDKVRQVGFDPRLRRVAHLEFFIDGLGVLHVGSCEDVVVDHASKLALPWRRSEGERQYNRYRYPAARDDSLRLKQRLFFFKNRFKCMAGD, encoded by the exons ATGCGGGGGGCGCAGCGGGcgctgtgcctgctgctggtgGCCTCGGCCTCGCTGGCAGCGCTGTACCTGCACCTGTGGGCACCCAAGGGCCCCCCCACTGTGGACCTGCGTCGCCCCCGCCCCGAGCGGCTGCCACCCCCTCTGCCCCCCCCTGCCCGCGCCTACCCCCACGTGCCTTTCCGCCTCAAGGAGGAAGTCATGGA GCTGCTGCCCAGGAACGGGTGTTCTTGCGAGGCGGAGGCGGAGGCGGGGCTGGCGCTGCCGCTACGGCGGCGGCTCTtcgggcccggcccggggggGCTCGACTTCGCCAGCGCCTTCGCCCCCGGGGAGAGGCCGCGGCAGCTGCGGCTGCGGGAGCGCGAGTACCGCAATTACCGGAACCG GGTGCAGACCCCCGCCGACCGCCTGCTCATCGTCCCGGCCAACTCCCCTCTGGAGTACCCGGCGCAGGGGGTGGAGGTGCGGCCGCTGCAGACGGTGCTGGTGCCCG GGCTCAGCCTGCAGGCGCCGGCCAGGAACAGGTACCAG GTGAACCTGACGGCTTCGCTGGGAACGCTGGCGGTGGCGGCCGAGGTGGAGGGCGTGGCGCTGCGAGGGGAGGGGCAGGCGCACCTGTCCCTGGCCGCCGCCCACCTGGACCACCTGAACCGGCAGCTGCAGTTCGTCACCTACACCAACACCCAGTTCCACCCCGATACCGCCGACATTG tgcagttctCCACCGACGGCCACTCTGCCGCCTTCGCCATCCGCATCCGGCACCCGCCCATGCCCCGTCTGTACGGCCCGGGAACCGCCAGCGACG GGTACAACATCTCGGCGCTGGTGACAGTGGCCACCAAGACGTTCCTGCGCTATGACAAACTGCGGGGGCTCATCGCCAGCATCCGCCGCTTCTACCCCTCTGTCACCATCGTGGTGGCCGACGACAGCCAGCGCCCCGAGCCCCTGTCTGGGCCCCACCTGGAGCACTACCTCATGCCCTTTGGCAAG GGCTGGTTCGCCGGCAGGAACCTGGCAGTGTCGCAGGTGACAACCAAGTACGTGCTGTGGGTGGATGATGACTTCATCTTCACGCCCCGCACGCGGCTGGAGAAGCTGGTGGATGTGCTGGAGAGAACCAGCCTGGACCTG GTGGGCGGCGCGGTGCGGGAGATCACCGGCTACACCACCACGTACCGGCAGCGGCTGAGCGTGCGggggggcggcgcggggggcgACTGCCTGCGGACCCGGCCCGGCTTCCACCACCGCCTCGCCGGCTTCCCCGCCTGCGTCGTCACGGACGGAGTCGTCAACTTCTTCCTGGCCCGCACCGACAAGGTGCGGCAGGTGGGCTTCGACCCTCGCCTGCGCCGCGTGGCTCATCTcg aGTTCTTCATtgatgggctgggggtgctgcaCGTGGGCTCATGCGAGGACGTGGTCGTGGATCACGCGTCCAAGCTGGCGCTGCCGTGGCGGCGCTCGGAGGGGGAGCGCCAGTACAACCGGTACCGGTACCCGGCGGCACGGGACGACAGCCTGCGCCTCAAGCAGCGCCTCTTCTTCTTCAAGAACCGCTTCAAGTGCATGGCTGGCGACTAG
- the B4GALNT1 gene encoding beta-1,4 N-acetylgalactosaminyltransferase 1 isoform X1, translating to MRGAQRALCLLLVASASLAALYLHLWAPKGPPTVDLRRPRPERLPPPLPPPARAYPHVPFRLKEEVMELLPRNGCSCEAEAEAGLALPLRRRLFGPGPGGLDFASAFAPGERPRQLRLREREYRNYRNRVQTPADRLLIVPANSPLEYPAQGVEVRPLQTVLVPGLSLQAPARNRYQVNLTASLGTLAVAAEVEGVALRGEGQAHLSLAAAHLDHLNRQLQFVTYTNTQFHPDTADIAPPRPAVQFSTDGHSAAFAIRIRHPPMPRLYGPGTASDGDGDSDSDSSGDGGYNISALVTVATKTFLRYDKLRGLIASIRRFYPSVTIVVADDSQRPEPLSGPHLEHYLMPFGKGWFAGRNLAVSQVTTKYVLWVDDDFIFTPRTRLEKLVDVLERTSLDLVGGAVREITGYTTTYRQRLSVRGGGAGGDCLRTRPGFHHRLAGFPACVVTDGVVNFFLARTDKVRQVGFDPRLRRVAHLEFFIDGLGVLHVGSCEDVVVDHASKLALPWRRSEGERQYNRYRYPAARDDSLRLKQRLFFFKNRFKCMAGD from the exons ATGCGGGGGGCGCAGCGGGcgctgtgcctgctgctggtgGCCTCGGCCTCGCTGGCAGCGCTGTACCTGCACCTGTGGGCACCCAAGGGCCCCCCCACTGTGGACCTGCGTCGCCCCCGCCCCGAGCGGCTGCCACCCCCTCTGCCCCCCCCTGCCCGCGCCTACCCCCACGTGCCTTTCCGCCTCAAGGAGGAAGTCATGGA GCTGCTGCCCAGGAACGGGTGTTCTTGCGAGGCGGAGGCGGAGGCGGGGCTGGCGCTGCCGCTACGGCGGCGGCTCTtcgggcccggcccggggggGCTCGACTTCGCCAGCGCCTTCGCCCCCGGGGAGAGGCCGCGGCAGCTGCGGCTGCGGGAGCGCGAGTACCGCAATTACCGGAACCG GGTGCAGACCCCCGCCGACCGCCTGCTCATCGTCCCGGCCAACTCCCCTCTGGAGTACCCGGCGCAGGGGGTGGAGGTGCGGCCGCTGCAGACGGTGCTGGTGCCCG GGCTCAGCCTGCAGGCGCCGGCCAGGAACAGGTACCAG GTGAACCTGACGGCTTCGCTGGGAACGCTGGCGGTGGCGGCCGAGGTGGAGGGCGTGGCGCTGCGAGGGGAGGGGCAGGCGCACCTGTCCCTGGCCGCCGCCCACCTGGACCACCTGAACCGGCAGCTGCAGTTCGTCACCTACACCAACACCCAGTTCCACCCCGATACCGCCGACATTG cccctcctcgccctgcagtgcagttctCCACCGACGGCCACTCTGCCGCCTTCGCCATCCGCATCCGGCACCCGCCCATGCCCCGTCTGTACGGCCCGGGAACCGCCAGCGACGGCGAcggggacagtgacagtgacagcagcgGGGACGGGG GGTACAACATCTCGGCGCTGGTGACAGTGGCCACCAAGACGTTCCTGCGCTATGACAAACTGCGGGGGCTCATCGCCAGCATCCGCCGCTTCTACCCCTCTGTCACCATCGTGGTGGCCGACGACAGCCAGCGCCCCGAGCCCCTGTCTGGGCCCCACCTGGAGCACTACCTCATGCCCTTTGGCAAG GGCTGGTTCGCCGGCAGGAACCTGGCAGTGTCGCAGGTGACAACCAAGTACGTGCTGTGGGTGGATGATGACTTCATCTTCACGCCCCGCACGCGGCTGGAGAAGCTGGTGGATGTGCTGGAGAGAACCAGCCTGGACCTG GTGGGCGGCGCGGTGCGGGAGATCACCGGCTACACCACCACGTACCGGCAGCGGCTGAGCGTGCGggggggcggcgcggggggcgACTGCCTGCGGACCCGGCCCGGCTTCCACCACCGCCTCGCCGGCTTCCCCGCCTGCGTCGTCACGGACGGAGTCGTCAACTTCTTCCTGGCCCGCACCGACAAGGTGCGGCAGGTGGGCTTCGACCCTCGCCTGCGCCGCGTGGCTCATCTcg aGTTCTTCATtgatgggctgggggtgctgcaCGTGGGCTCATGCGAGGACGTGGTCGTGGATCACGCGTCCAAGCTGGCGCTGCCGTGGCGGCGCTCGGAGGGGGAGCGCCAGTACAACCGGTACCGGTACCCGGCGGCACGGGACGACAGCCTGCGCCTCAAGCAGCGCCTCTTCTTCTTCAAGAACCGCTTCAAGTGCATGGCTGGCGACTAG